A window of Theropithecus gelada isolate Dixy chromosome 14, Tgel_1.0, whole genome shotgun sequence contains these coding sequences:
- the CDHR5 gene encoding cadherin-related family member 5: protein MGSWALLWPPLMLTGLLGRPPGAVAQVQYCSVNKSIFEVEENTNVTEPLVDIHVPEGQEVTLGPLSTPFAFRIQGNQLFLNVSPDYEENSLLEAQLLCQSGGTLVTQLRVLVSVLDVNDNAPEFPFTTKEIKVEEDTKVNSTVIPETELQAEDKDKDDILFYTLQEVTAGASDYFSLVGVNHPALRLDRPLDFYERPNMAFRLLVRDTPEENVEPSHTATATLVLNVVPADLRPPWFLPCTFSDGYVCIQAQYHGAVPTGHTLPSPLVLRPGPIYAEDGDRGINQAIIYSIFSGNVNGTFVIHPDSGNLTMARSVPRAMTFLLLVKGQQADLARYSVTQVTVEAVAADGSPPRFPQSLYRGTVALGAGAGVVVKDAAAPSQPLRVQAQDPEFSDLNSAITYRITNHSHFRMEGEFVLTTTTLTQAGAFYAEVEAKNTVTSGTATTVIEIQVSEQEPPSTGGGPSEDKSFSVVDMAALGGVLGALLLLALLGLTVLVHKHYGSRLKCCSGKAPEPQPSGCDNQAFLPDDEANWAPAPSPTSDAKPAEAPPTPAEPAPPGPAPPGSAPEAPAAAGAGGSPAAVRSILTKERRPEGGYKAVWFGEDIGAEADVVVLNTPTLDVDGASDSGSGDEGEGAGPGRGPHDEPGSDDSYI, encoded by the exons ATGGGGTCTTGggccctgctgtggcctccccTGATGCTCACAGGGCTGCTTGGCCGACCCCCGGGGGCCGTGGCCCAGGTCCAGT ACTGCTCTGTGAACAAGTCGATCTTTGAAGTCGAGGAGAACACAAATGTCACCGAGCCGCTGGTGGACATCCATGTCCCAGAGGGCCAGGAGGTGACCCTCGGACCCTTGTCCACCCCCTTCGCATTTCGGATCCAGGGAAACCAGCTGTTTCTCAACGTGTCTCCTGATTACGAG GAGAACTCACTACTTGAGGCTCAGCTGCTGTGTCAGAGCGGAGGCACGCTG GTGACCCAGCTGAGGGTGCTCGTGTCAGTGCTGGACGTCAATGACAACGCCCCTGAATTCCCCTTTACAACCAAGGAGATAAAGGTGGAAGAG GACACTAAAGTAAACTCCACCGTCATCCCTGAGACAGAACTGCAGGCCGAGGACAAAGACAAGGATGACATTCTGTTCTACACCCTCCAGGAAGTGACTGCA GGTGCCAGTGACTACTTCTCCCTGGTGGGTGTAAACCATCCCGCCCTGAGGCTGGACCGGCCCCTGGACTTCTACGAGCGGCCCAACATGGCCTTCCGGCTGCTGGTGCGG GACACTCCGGAGGAGAACGTGGAGCCCAGCCACACGGCCACCGCCACGCTGGTGCTGAACGTGGTGCCTGCCGACCTGCGGCCCCCCTGGTTCCTGCCCTGCACCTTCTCAGACGGCTACGTCTGCATCCAAGCTCAGTACCACGGGGCTGTCCCCACGGGGCACACACTG CCATCGCCCCTCGTCCTGCGTCCCGGACCCATCTACGCCGAGGATGGAGACCGCGGCATCAACCAAGCCATCATCTACAGCATCTTCAGTG GAAACGTGAACGGTACATTCGTCATCCACCCAGACTCCGGCAACCTCACCATGGCCAGGAGTGTCCCCAGAGCCATGACCTTTCTTCTGCTGGTGAAG GGCCAGCAGGCTGACCTTGCCCGCTACTCAGTGACCCAGGTCACCGTGGAGGCTGTGGCTGCAGACGGGAGCCCGCCCCGCTTCCCCCAGAGCCTGTACCGTGGCACCGTGGCACTTGGCGCTGGAGCAGGTGTTGTGGTCAAGGATGCAGCTGCCCCCTCTCAGCCTCTGAGGGTCCAGGCTCAGGACCCGGAGTTCTCG GACCTCAACTCGGCCATCACGTATCGAATTACCAACCACTCACATTTCCGGATGGAGGGAGAGTTTGTGCTGACCACCACCACACTGACCCAGGCGGGGGCCTTCTACGCAGAG GTTGAGGCCAAAAATACGGTGACCTCTGGCACTGCGACCACAGTCATTGAGATACAAGTTTCCGAACAGGAGCCCCCCTCCACAG GTGGCGGCCCCTCGGAGGACAAGAGCTTCTCAGTGGTGGACATGGCAGCCCTGGGTGGGGTGCTGGGTGCACTGCTGCTGCTGGCTCTCCTTGGCCTCACTGTCCTTGTCCACAAGCACTACGGCTCCCGGCTCAAGTGCTGCTCCGGCAAAGCTCCG GAACCCCAGCCCTCAGGCTGTGACAACCAGGCGTTCCTCCCTGACGACGAGGCCAACTGGGCGCCCGCCCCCAGCCCCACGAGCGACGCCAAGCCCGCGGAGGCACCGCCGACGCCCGCGGAGCCCGCGCCCCCTGGCCCCGCGCCCCCAGGCAGTGCCCCTGAGGCCCCGGCAGCGGCGGGAGCCGGGGGAAGCCCCGCAGCGGTGAGGTCCATCCTGACGAAGGAGCGGCGGCCGGAGGGCGGGTACAAGGCCGTGTGGTTCGGCGAGGACATCGGGGCGGAGGCAGACGTGGTCGTTCTCAACACGCCCACCCTGGACGTGGATGGCGCCAGCGACTCCGGCAGCGGCGACGAGGGCGAGGGCGCGGGGCCTGGCAGGGGTCCTCACGATGAGCCCGGCAGCGATGACTCGTACATCTAA
- the SCT gene encoding secretin: protein MAPRPLLLLLLLLGGSAARPAPPRARRHSDGTFTSELSRLREGARLQRLLQGLVGKRSEQDAENSTAWSRLGAGLLCPSGSDTPTLQAWMPLGGAWSPWLPPGPRPGVMVSEPAGAAAEGTLRPR from the exons ATGGCCCCCCGgcccctcctgctgctgctgctgctcctcggGGGCTCCGCCGCGCGCCCCGCGCCCCCCAG GGCCCGGCGACACTCGGACGGGACGTTCACCAGCGAGCTCAGCCGCCTGCGGGAGGGCGCGCGGCTCCAGCGGCTGCTGCAGGGCCTGGTGGGGAAGCGCAG CGAGCAGGACGCAGAGAACAGCACGGCCTGGTCCAGGCTCGGCGCGGGTCTGCTCTGCCCGTCCGGGTCCGACACGCCCACCCTGCAGGCCTG GATGCCCCTGGGCGGGGCCTGGTCTCCCTGGCTGCCCCCTGGGCCCAGGCCTGGGGTTATGGTTTCAGAACCTGCCGGTGCTGCTGCAGAAGGAACCCTGCGACCGAGATGA